tatagaaatatatactcaAATCAATAATCAGAATATAAAGTAAGGAAGAAATTAAGGATGTAATTGATTATGGATAAGATTAAGGAAAATACTTGATTTAACTCTCCATATTCATAAGGGCATATtagatatataaaaaaatgagaaaaactaTTAATTATAGACATATATTCTATATGGAAGGTTTGCTCATGCAGAATTGCAGAGTGGgtgtaaattgaaagaaaaatatctatgggTTTTCTCCAATAGAAGCTTATATTTTTTGGtgtatatctaattttctctaatATAAATGATGTTCAAGACAGAGACACAGTGTAAACAAAGTTTGGTAATATACATCAACATATGCTAATGACCAAAACTAACAAAGAGATTATGAACAGGTCAAGAGAAGAGAAAAGGTCAAAAGCGAGTGCCCGCAACAGAACAATGGACTTATTTGAGGATTTGTATTTTGTATTATGGAGGAtggtgatgaaattaaaagtttaaaacttCAAATGTGGACGTAAGTAGATATGTTGATTGCAATAACTTCACGAAAGGCAAGGCCCCTGTGAATTAGTTAAAGCAGTTTGTTAGAACTAGAAGCTTAGCTCTCCCAGATTTTCAATGATATGAGAGCCATGAAAACAAATCTTGAATTTCGGTTACCAAATCCGAGACAGGATCACAATATAAGATCAAGCCAACATTTCTCTAACTAGATATATGTAAGATCAAACCTGCAACTACACCTTTGCCAGTAGGCAGTGATTATTATCTTGCTCATACGAGTTATATTTGTTCATCGAACTTGCAATGATTTCCACACAAGAAATTGCTTGCAAACTCACGAAGTGCCGTTTAGGACCAGAATTACTTTAACATTGAAATTTccatttattatttctttttataAGTTGAAATATCCATTTATCCATACACTAGAATAGACTTAATTGCACTGTATTATGTAgtctagtggcatagtctccCCTCCATAAATgtgaggttgtgagttcgactcacaaaaaACTAGTTGTaacatttgagttgtttatctaataaaataaaataaaaaacttaattTGAGTCCAAACCAATGAACCTTAATAAACAATACATAATTtttaccataaaaaaaaaaaaaagttgtctaAAACCATGATTTTCACTCAAAACTGTGAACTATATATagcacacttttttttttggtcaaaattttATGTTCTTATTTTCTTACCACAATCTTTTCATTGATAAATCATGATTTTTAAGTAATTCTAGAATTAACATAACTAAAACATCTCgacctgatttttttttttttttttttacgattttCTGAAGTtgaaaaacccaaaacaaaaaaattaaaataattggGTCAAAATTTTTGAGGTCCTTTAATTAGAGAAGCTCCtaaaaattatgtattaatgACATAGAAGAAATTTAGTAAAAAAAGTTGTTGACAAGGTCTAACATGTTTCTGCAGACCACGATTGCTCACATAGCATCTCCAAAAGTGTTAAACCAATAACCATGTCAAAGCTCTTGCTTTTTGAAATTCTCATGGCATAATCTCACAATTAATGAAGCATACTTTTTAGAATGTGCGCCACTTGATGGGTCTCAAAATTCtcgaatgtttttttttttatttaggaatttaggattttttttatttttatttttaaaaagaaaaaaaaatttacttcaTCACTTGAAACAAGTCCTAAAAATCATGTTTTAACAATATTGATATTCTGACATAAGataattttaaataaaaaaggaTGCATGCATATTGCATTATTTTGATAAGTTCTCAATTTGTACATAGGTCGATAGACTTATCAAAAATGTAAGATATAGTAGTACTTATTACTAGATGAAAAGCTAAGCACTGGTTTGTCAAACATCTGATCGAATACCCGTATAACCAATAATTGGGGGTGTGCATCTAGAGGATTGGTTTGAACATGTGAAATTTTCTAAGTTTTCATACCTACAAAAAGAGGGAGTActtgaaaaataataattgttCAAGCTAAGTCTACACATTTCTCATTTTAAGACCAACAATTTCTCGATTAGTTACTTTTGTCTTAGTCTTTTAAGCAATTTATCGAACAACTTGGATACACCTTAATCTTTTGCGCTACTTTTGTTCCCGCACTATTTCTTGCACAGTGCACATACTTACCCCTGAAAATTCAAGCATTTGACAAGCATACCATTTAAGGACAACAAAAATAAAGACATCGAGTTTCTTAACAGGCTGAACAAAAACTCCAGCACGGGGGAGCGCCTTCAATATCTTCCAATTCCGGGAAGTGGGCAAGTAGCTACCAAAGTTGGGAACTTACACGTATCAATTAGGAACAAATTTATGTAATTATGTTTATGTGTTTACCTAGCTAGCTTCTTGTTTCAGGTAAACTTGTAGAGCAGGGGATCGAGAGAAAGAGACAGTACGTTCTGGTCGACCCTGCAATCAACGTACTGTAACATTAAGTCGCAAGAGATCAGTTCAAATCTTGATCAGAAGTACAATATAATACGATTCATGTAACTGTCTAAGTCAGGAGATCGAAGCCAACTCGTAGAGACAGATCGAGGACACTAGCTAGTCGATCTATTGAACAAAGTAGTTGTTGAACGAAGCTctataaaaatacaaaacttaAGCTTTCAGACCGTCATAAGTTATCGCAATGGTGTTGTTTATTTTGTCTTGATTAAAAAGGTACGGTGGACACAGACAaagcacaaaacaaaactaataaaatcgaTCTTGATCTAAGAAAAAGTCAACAGAACACCAGAGGACCTATAACTTGTGCTTGTATGGAAGAGGGTTATGATGACATTTGAGATGTGGATGTGGATGTGAATGTGAGTTAGGTAATGTTTGATTTCAAGGGCTACATGCTCTAACTGTAAGACTGTGAATGAGTCAAGCTGTTTGTACTCTGAAGAATTCAATAATAGTTGGAGGCTTAGAGTCATCATAACAAATCCCAAattcaaatattaaaatacGTGAtagatttttttaatatataccaAATAAGTTCTGGTGTTCTGGATTTCCAGCAGGACTCGCGGCTTTTAATACATGCATGCGCAATCTGTGTGTACACTTCAAAATGATTGACAAAAAAGCAATATAGCTAGAAATGTGTGCTTCATTATTGTGGCGGTGTGCATCGAGAACATGTTTTGAACCTGCGCGAAATATGTTCTGGCGTTCTGGATTCGCAGCGGGACTTGCGGCTTTGAATACTGTGTATACAATTCAAACTGATtgttccataaaaaaaaaaaatcgaactGATTGCTGAAATGTTGTTTGACAGAAAAGCAATATAGCTACAAATGTGTGCTTCATTGTTGTGATAAGTTCGTTCTTAATTAAACCAATATGTGGCCCTGTGCATTTAGAAAATGTTTTGAACATGCGCAATTGCAACACTAGCGAAAGAGGAGATTGGGAAAATGTCAAGTATGAATCTGACGCCACGCCGATGAGTATACATATAATTTTTACTTTAAAAAACGCGGTGTTCAGTTTGATATACATTTTTAGTCCATTTCCTAACAGCTTAAGCTTTTGAAACTGTTTCATAgaatattaaaaacaaaaaattgtgtAGGAGGTCCTGGAGATAGATTCTCCCCCATTTCAGTTATCCGAGTATTTGTTTGCTCTTCATCGGCAGAATAAGGCCACAAGTGACTACGTGAGTGAAGGAAGATGTTAGCCTGACTTATGATACTAGCTACCATGTGTCCTCACTACTGCCTAGTGCATATGGAAGCCTCATGTGAACCAAAAACAAGGAGGGTTAAATACCTTGTCTGAAAGAACCCAATTGGTTGAAGTTAATAGTCATTCACTAAATTATCAGTCTCATGCACCGAGATTTAGAAACAAATagacagacagacagacagCAACACTAGTTGTAAAGTTGTTTGAACCAGGCTGTCCAAATACAAGCTCAGAAGCTTGAATTTGTAGTCATCGATTTTACAAAAAATAATCTTTGAAATGGCAAAGTACAGCACAAACTCGGATCAAACAGGCAAGCATCAGGTTCACACAACACAAGCAATGATGCTGAGATAAGAAGTTGCTTCCAAATTTGTGGTATTTTATAACAAAGTAGGGTAATAATACAGATGAAATTGAAGACAGAGTACTACTAATGACCAGAACTAATGAAGAGTATATGAACTGGTAGCATGAGTTTTGAAGCTAGAATTCTTTGCTAGCCAGCATTCACCAGACATTTAGAGGCCAAATCAgggaaagcataaaatcaaagaaTGTGGGGCTGTGAGCATGCCTGTAATGTGGAGAAGATCTCCACACAAGTCACTAGTAGAGCCATATATGGATAGAAACGGTGACTAATGAAATTGAACCTAAAAAGGTGGCAAAGGCAGACAGATCCCAACTCATTTTTCTCCTTTACGGCTGGCGGTTCACTCACTCACTCATTCCCGTCACCAGACATCAATTGACCTTGGTTCATATAACAGTAAGTTGCAGATGAAATTAAAGTAAGGTAGAAAATGTGCACACATCAAACATCAAACTGCGATTAAGTCATTAAACAAATACCTACAGGCAGGGTCTAGAGCTCATAGTAGAAATCCAAATCCATTGACAACTAATCATTTACACAAGACTAAGTTCAGGTAATTATTGAAGACTTGAGCAAACTTCAGATTTCCTTCATATTGAATCATTTATACTCCATAATAGACCTCATTCGGGTCCAGACCAATGGACCAAGGTAATAAACCAAGCAGCTCAACCAAACCATATAATAAAAGCTAAATATAACCAATATATACAACCAAAATAGAGAATATAGATTGGGCATTAATAGATGTTGTATTCAACCAGAAGAATCAAAGGATAAACCCAAAGGCATTAATAGAAATCTAAAAGAAATTTAAACTACCATTGCACCGGAGAAGAACACATAATCGGTTCGGGTGATACCCAACCTAGAGAAGTCAAATTAAACACCAAAATCTCATGTTCAACATattaattcaaaatcaaaacttgtGACCAGAAGTTTCTATTACAGAAGATAGATTTTCTAACTTAAGCAAACCAACACTCTATGCCTTGATGGCAAACTTCCTCAAGGGGTAGTAcatctccctcttcttctcACGTTCAGTCTTCAAAGATGCCTGCACAACGATATTACCACAACCAAATCAACACAGACTGTAAACTCGAGTACATTAATTCTTCTTAAAATCCACTTGATCAAACACTATTCTGTAATCAAATATAAGCAAACCAGTTCATTATGGCAAGAGTTTCACCTAAACAATACAAAATCGTTGTACTTTTCCATTACATATTACTACATAAATATCAAATCATCCCGTTTTTCACTTAAAAAGCTTAGATTAGAATCACTCCTCACCCTACAAAAACCAACACAAACACAGCTAAACCAACTAGAGAGACAATGAACCGGGCACACCAGTTTCTTAATAACTATACACAGAAAGTTTAATCATTTCAAATCGGAGCACATAAACAAAGAGCAACTAAACAAAAGAGAGTACCTGGTGCTTGGTGAGCTTTCGGCGAATGGCCCTGGTCTTCTTGGGACGAAGATCAAGAGGCAAGAGCTTCTTGTTCTTGTACACCTCCCTCAACGCAGCCTTCTGCTTCTGCGAGATCACTGTCAACACCTGAGCAATCCCAAGCCTCACAACCTTACTGCAAAACCCACCCAGAGAAAAAAGAACACATCTTTGATTCACAACAGaaaccgaaaacaaaaacaaacaaatttagGGTTCTTGGGTTCGCTCTTACATCTTGGAGAGCTTGTTGGGTGCTCCACCGGTGACCTTGGCGACGCGGAGGAGGGCCAGCTCCGCCTTGAGATCCTTGAGCTGGGCCAAAAGATCGGCCTTCGACTTCTGCCTCAGCTCGTGTACCTTGATTCTGGCTGTTACAGATTCAAACAACAAGAACCAAGATCAGAAATTGAAAATGGGTATACAGTAAAGAACGAAATCGAAGAGAAAGAGTGAGATTGGGAGGTACCCATTGCGCTGTGTGGGTGAGGTTCTGCAACGGCGGCTCTCTCTTTAGCTTCACTGAAAAAATGAAACCCTAACACTATGAGAGGGGTTCGTGGGTTTAGAGGGTTTTATATAAAGCGAGTAGTGGGCTAGGTTGATGTGTTATTGGGCTGATGCTGATTTGGGCTTCGTAATGTATTgtgagaaattttgaaaaatgaccAAGTTTTGGTCACCAATTTGATTTATAGCCTTGTTTTGTAAAAGAGTTGAAATATAACCAAATGTTAGTATAAAATGTCTATATTAACCCTTCATAAAAGACAAACAAAGTAATGGAAGTTGATTATTCTTTCTCCCCCTCTCCATATTCATCTGATGCATGCATGTATAGCTTCAAACATGGGGCACACGACTATCTTAAGAAAGACAAAAGGTGCAGAAGACATTCTTGTAAGAAACCAAGTGCAGGTGCCCATGCAGGGGACAACGGCCAAACTGATGGTTGTTCTTGGCTAGCTGCAATGTTATTCACCTGCACAAACCAATCTGCTATATTTCTCTATGCTATTCTTCAAAGTGATGAGCTCACTCGCCCTCAAGATTAGGATGTTTGGAAGGCTTTTGTCATTTGGTTTTAGTTTATtctttatgtattttttttcttgttcttcatttgttGTTCTTTGTGGCTTTTGTCTTTCTTTGATGAATTTTCCAGATCAAAAAATAGATGGCTTCTTAATGTAAAGTTTGGTGAAGAAGTAAAATGCAGCATATAGAAAAAAATTATAGTACTAAAACTTTCTTGCTAAGAATTAAAATGTTGTAATTTAAAACACTACATTAATAGAAAGATCGCATTCCATCAAACAAGTGGAATTGGATTTTGGCAACCGCATCTTGTACACTTTTTTCTAATTGCATCTTCTCCTACAGATGGAATTCGTACGGTCTTACGTCTTCCAGGTACTACTTGTCGTATAGGTGGTAAAACAATTTTGTTCTGCACATCTTCAGGCACATCCCACTCACTTTTATTTCCAATTGGCTAAATAGGCTCTGCATACGCTGACATAAGTGCATTGGCTGTGTAAAATTGGGAGCACATGCTATACACTGACATTCCTTTAGTTCTACAGGCAGCAGTTGCATGTGCACAAGGAAGTTGATCAAGATCAAACTCTCGGCATGTACAAGTCATGTTATTTAAGTCCACTGTAAATGTTTGACTTTGATCATATATTTGAAATGCATAGAGATCAATTGGAGACACCTGATATATAATGAAACCAAAGTTAAGCATGTTTCCTAATTGAAAATCAAATAATATAGTATAAAAACTACAAATATTATGACACTAATTTTCAGAATACGTACCCGCATATGTGAACCACTGTTATTGTTTTTGCGGACTTTGTCTTCTGCCCATTTAGTTAAGTACGTATTAAGGGAGCTTGCTGCATCACGCCGTTCAACAAACCATTGTTGAAGCACCTCTCTTAGGTGATCCACTAAAGTGGTAACTGGTAGTTTTCTAGCATCTTTAAGCTTCGAGTTCATAGATTCGGCTATGTTGGATGTCATCATGTTGTATCTGTACCCCATAAAATGAGCTCGTGCCCACTTATGACACCCAATGTCTTCAAGATATCTACAAACTTCTCCATCTTTTATTTTGCGAAGGTCATCCATCAATGTCTTGAACTCAGATACTTGGTACTTCTTTGCTGCTGTGTAATATAACTTAAGGATCTTCATTTTTTTGCCAAACTTTGATTGCAGGTTGTTAGCTATATGAAAGATGCAGGCTCCATGATGTGCTTCAGGAAAAACATTATCCACTGCTTTGGCTATGCTTCCATGTCGATCAGATATAAAAACCAAGTTTTCTACAACTCCAATGGCCCCTCTCAATTTTGTCAAAAACCATGACCATGAGGCATCATTTTCTGAGTCTACCACCCCAAATGCCAAAGGATATATTTGATTCTCTCCATCTTGACATGCAGCCACAAACATGGTTCCAAAGTACTTTCCTTTCAAAAATGTACCATCTATGGCAATCACAGGCCTCATACAATCATGAAATCCTCTAATTGAGGCTCCAATTGCCATGAAAAAGTATAGAAAGTGATTTTGTTCATCAGTTTCTATGTGTGTTATTGTACCTTGATTTTTGCGCTCTAACATAGCACAATATGTTGGAAGTATAGCAAATGATTCCTCTGGTGATCCCCTTGCAATTTCTAATGCTGCCTCTCTTGCCCTCCAAGCTTTATTATAGCCCATATTAACTCCAAGTTGGACACGCGCATCATCAATGATATCTCTAGGTCTGTATATACGCGAGGTTCCTCCCTCAAACTTTGACTTGACAAATTGACCAATTAGGGAGCTGCTTGCTTGTCGATGGTCACGATGAATAATATCCAGCGAACAAGAATGTTCATTATGAAACTTTCTCACTTCAAAATATGCCAAGTCTTGTAGCTTTATTGCACGGAGTCGCCACTTACAGTTAGGATCCACACACCTAACTTCAAACCGATCACTAGTAGATctgttcactttgaactcgtaaTTCTTTCTTATTGCAAGCATACCCAAATGTAGTTTCAAGGCTTTCTTACTCGGGTATAACTGACCTACCAGAATATCTTCATTGGTGTGCACAAATGCAACATTCTCATAGTCTTTTGTACGCCTTTTCTTGGTACGATAAGAAGATGATGGAGCAAAGTTAGCATTTGTAGGTTGCTCAGTTTCTATTTCTACTCTTGGCTCATTCGGGGAACTCAATGCAATTGGACTTTGAGTCAttatctgaagaaaaaaaaaaccgattcattatctggaaaaaaaaaagaagaagaaagaaagaaacaaaaaatgtatgatagtactgcaaaaaaaaaagagatgcaAGAACCGATTCATtatctaaagaaaaaaaaaaaaaaaagaagaaagaaagtgaCCATGATAGTACTGCAGAACGAGATGTAAGCATGCAACAATGTAAATAGAGGATTACAGAAACTTAGAAGATAGAACTCAGAAGATCTTGTAGGTATTCAAAGAGAATATAATCCacttctttaaaagaaaaacaaagagatcATTGATGTACATACCTTGAACACACAGCTTTGATTGTGTTTCAAATCAGTAAGATTAAACAGGTTTTGATTATACGAGAAATTGGTTGTCGTTATAGAATAGAAGCAAGAATGATAGAAAAGATAAGGAAGAGGTTGTTAAGACCAACCCCAGACCATAAGCACAATTATCCACAGCAGACAATTAATAGAGCAACCATTAGTTTGGCCGTTGTGCCGGCATGAGCAGTTTGCACTTGGTTTCCATGTCTTCTGCACACTTTGTCTTTCTCAAGATAGTGGTGTGCCACATGTTTGCaattatacatgcatgcatAAGATGAATATGGAGAGGGGAGAGAAAAATAATCAGCTTCCATTACTTTGTTTATCTTTCATGAAGGGTAATAAAGACATTTTATACTATCATTTGGTTATATTTCAACTATTTTACAAAATAAGGCTATAAATCAAATTGATGACCAAAACTTggtcatttttcaaaatttctcatgtattgTGGTGTTTTCGGATCTTAACAGGCCCAAGAGAATTTTCACAACGTAGTGAAAAGAAGTTACAATGTAAAAGGTAATAATCAATGGTCCAAAATCAGATTACTCGGGATTTACAGCAATTATTTTGTTTCATATTTTCGTTAAATTTTTTCGTTCAACTTAGGGGATGAAAGGTGCTCAGCGCAAATCAGCATCCCCTTccattcttcttctctttcatcTAATGGTCTAGAAACTATTGTGTTTTCTCTTGAGATGTGCTTATCAATTTACATATAATGAtgttttgtgttttcttttgggttggGTTACTATAGAAGTACAGAGAAAGGACTATGCTTGTGAACCAGGCCCATTTAAGCTTGGGCCTAGATGGGCTCTGATTCCCCTACAttaggcttttttttttcttttttttttttagaaaccccTACATTTGGTTACATTGAGAAAAAAACTTTGATAATTTTTTAAACCACCGAATATATACTGCACATATTTTTACAAAATGAATAATCAACTTGTTTCAAAATTGATTTCgttaaaaacaaaattgatcaaGGGGAAATGAGAGATTCAAACTTGAAATCTCTATTAATATTTTGTTAGAGAGAAATATCTTATCCATTAAACCCTTAAActaaatgatattttttttttcgataagGAATATAAAATTACAAATAAGCACCCCTAAAACAACCTAAACCATGAAAATCAAAGTTAAAAGCATGAAGGGCACTAAGAGAGAGTCCATAGTTCCAGTTGGCTAACCAAAATACCAAATGATAGTTGCCAAATAGTTTATCACAAGTAAATAGAGTTTTTTCTATAAATAACTTTAACTCTCTTTGCAACCTGctgcataaaaaaataaatctcTTTATAAATATAGAAGACCCTAgacttatttcaaaaaaaaataatagaagacCCTAGACAGCCTAGGCAAAGATAATAGACTTATTTCAAAAATAATAGAAGACCCTATACCCTAAGAATAATAGAAGACCCTAGACAGCCTAGCCAAAGATGATCCTCCCCATTGTTTGCAAGGAGGACCTTACATGTTTCTTTATCATGGTTTTGAACGAACTAAACATCATCATCGTCCAAAGCACACCACCTTTGTCCTGCTGTAATTAAGATGGAGAGTTAGGTGCATAATTTTGTATTTATTCTTCAAtattcctagctagctagctattaGCTATCCTCCGACTAAATTTTCCACATAATTTAATTTTCCTCTGTCCTGCTAGAATTAAGATGGAGAGGTGTCAAAACCTAGGAGAAGAAAAAACTTTTCTCTCAAAACCTTCCCGTCAAAAGTGCATGCCCAATCCGACGGCACACCCTTTGGGTGGCGTATTCAGACGGGCCAGAGTGGACCTCATGTCCGGATGTTGGTGGCTTTGTGGCCAGCCTAGTTGGAGTGCAGGCGGCATGGGGTTGGCTTCGCTGTCTAGATTGGGTGGTGGCCTTGTCGGGGACAGGAATTGGTGGTTAGGTGGAATCTCGGCAGCGCTTGTGTCGCTTCATCTAGGATCGGAGTAGGGTCGGCAGGAGACTTGGCCGTCTAGTGGGAACAAAGGTGTGGAGACAATATCAGGTTCTGAGATCCCCAAATCGGGTCGGAATTTTCCAAACTGGTTGGGATGTTTAGGTGATCATCTGTGGAGGAGGGTGGCTGGGAGAGACGGGTGTTTCCGATCTGGGTGCTGCGGCCAAGGGTGGGAGTTCTCCAATCTGGGTGTTGCGGCCGGTGGTGGGAGGACAAGAGCGCCGTGCAGATGGACGTGGTGCTGCACCTGCAGCCTTCATTCTTGGATTGGGCTGGGTGAAGGTTGGGCCTAGGCTCTGACCCTTGTCCCATAttacttttatgttttattttatatttatttaattttagtaaGACGTGGCTATATGCCAGAAATAAGTCCCTCCTATTTTTGGGTAAGGCGACGTGGGCTTTGTCCCTGTATGCACACTCAGTGTGCCTTGGCTGGCCTAGCGAGGGGCGAGCTGTTTGtttggtcaaatggtcgcatcctcctagtggcaggatgaaacaaAGTGTCACTGGATTTGTTTCCGTGTGgaaacatagtgggaaagctgctctatttgtaatgatgattcttcgtgatagagttatctttctgaTATGTCACCACTTTGTCAAAACAAATGGAGTAATCATTCGtacactctttgctaattggtgcttacAAGGATACAAAGATTTTGAGGAGACTTCTGGTATTATTTCATAATGTTCTTccgatgcttattgtaatttgggttttaggctctatgtcccccccccccttgtattctgcagtttcattaattaaagcttgagggcagccgcaccagcccctttcaaaaaaacaaaGATGTAGAGTTAGGTGCATAATCTTGTGTTAATTCTTCAAtattcctagctagctagctattaACTATCCTCAGACTAAATTTTTCACATAattttttgagttgaaaaagTTCACTATTATGTATTTCAGCTAATAGTACAATAATGACTTACCCATAGGATCGTGAAAAATGGTCATCACGTAGAGCACACAACACTAGTACATCCCTCAAAAAATTTCACAGAATTGATTACAGCCTTAACAATTGAGACTTGTTGGTAAAGCTTCAAAGAAATCACTAttttcttaataatttttgGAATGGAAGCTTATGAGCTTTGAGCTTGGCTGCTTGAGATATATAATGGGATCAACCTAGCAGAAGAAGCTTTCTGCATATGCACAATTTGACTTGCCTAACAATTTCAAGCATATTATCAAACGTAGTGGTTTCCTACATTGTGGGTCATTTAGGTACGGATACACAATACACTAGCTATTTATGTACGCGGTACGATAGTAGTATACTTCTAGATTTAATTtacgagaaattttaaatacacacccctaatcacttaatacacatccctattattttatatttcaaattagattttataggta
This portion of the Rosa chinensis cultivar Old Blush chromosome 1, RchiOBHm-V2, whole genome shotgun sequence genome encodes:
- the LOC112197535 gene encoding 60S ribosomal protein L35, which gives rise to MARIKVHELRQKSKADLLAQLKDLKAELALLRVAKVTGGAPNKLSKIKVVRLGIAQVLTVISQKQKAALREVYKNKKLLPLDLRPKKTRAIRRKLTKHQASLKTEREKKREMYYPLRKFAIKA
- the LOC112170290 gene encoding uncharacterized protein LOC112170290 gives rise to the protein MTQSPIALSSPNEPRVEIETEQPTNANFAPSSSYRTKKRRTKDYENVAFVHTNEDILVGQLYPSKKALKLHLGMLAIRKNYEFKVNRSTSDRFEVRCVDPNCKWRLRAIKLQDLAYFEVRKFHNEHSCSLDIIHRDHRQASSSLIGQFVKSKFEGGTSRIYRPRDIIDDARVQLGVNMGYNKAWRAREAALEIARGSPEESFAILPTYCAMLERKNQGTITHIETDEQNHFLYFFMAIGASIRGFHDCMRPVIAIDGTFLKGKYFGTMFVAACQDGENQIYPLAFGVVDSENDASWSWFLTKLRGAIGVVENLVFISDRHGSIAKAVDNVFPEAHHGACIFHIANNLQSKFGKKMKILKLYYTAAKKYQVSEFKTLMDDLRKIKDGEVCRYLEDIGCHKWARAHFMGYRYNMMTSNIAESMNSKLKDARKLPVTTLVDHLREVLQQWFVERRDAASSLNTYLTKWAEDKVRKNNNSGSHMRVSPIDLYAFQIYDQSQTFTVDLNNMTCTCREFDLDQLPCAHATAACRTKGMSVYSMCSQFYTANALMSAYAEPI